The genomic segment GCCCAGAATGACCTTGAGTCTTTGATAGATGCTGCTGCACTGGTACAACAACCATAGATCTTGTGAACTTGATACATGGATTAAAACAACAAGAGGGTGCTTGATATCTGTGTGAGCGTATCAGTAACTGTATTCTTTTAAGGGTGTAATGTCTTAAGGCTTTGTATTTTGTTAAGGAGTatgtaaatgataaaatatgtgataaagtttgttattgtttgacaACATATCAGGGATTAGCTCTGAATCTATGATTTTCATACATCTATCCAAGTTAATCTTCTTCCCTGCTGCATGTTCTCCTGCCATCTTTTCATTAATCCAGCTCATCATTGATTACTGAGATTACATTTAAGGAAACagactttttgttcttttagcCAACCAAGAGTCGGCTGATAACATGGAGGAGCTTGATGAGGACATTGCTGTTACACAGAGCCAAGTCAACTTCACCTGTCCACTCACACAGGTATACTGctgcagtttctcatgctgtttTAGTTCATATGaattgatatttttttcatgtcGCATCAGTAACTAGTCTCTTACAATAACATATTCAACATAAGGTTAAGAAGTGAGGATACAGAGGACCAtctcaatttgtgttttttatccgCGCATCTGTATTCAAGGTGGAAATGGAGAACCCAATGAAGAATAAGAATTGTAACCACCATTATGATGAAGCTGCTATACTGGGCCTGATCAGAACAAGAAACAACCAGAAAAAGAAATGCCGGTAAGACACTCTTCCTTGGAGAACCGTTGGATCGTAGAGTCAGGTTTTGCAGCTGCAGTCGTCTGGCATGGGTCCAACATTATGCCTTAATTTACATGTTCTTTATTATACAGCTTTGATGTTGGAGTCAAATTAAATGTGACTGATCCTAGAGGAACACTGATGAAATCCCAGTGCTTGTTGTTGTCAACGAAAAACTTTCTCATTGCCTATATTGAATCCTGACTGCTGTAACTGTGAACAGTTAACATCTACAATTAAAGCAGCAATACCTGAGAGGGCTTTTCTTAATTAGTTGCATGACTACAAGTGCAGCAGCACCATATTGTAGCAGCAATGATTTGTCCATCAtcactcatgttttcatggGTAACACCCACCAATATATTGTTTTAACTTGTACATTTCACatatcaaaagaaaataaaacactggtATAGAAACTAATATATAAAGGGTAATAGCATAACATAAATGGCTAATAGAAAGGGTATTACGACCTGAataccttttatttttacatataataCAACCGTAGTGCATAACATTTGAATATTAACAGATGTCTGTTACATTCTAATCTATTGTCatgtgagttcacacaatgctaacTAAGCTTCTCAGCTCCATAGTCTCTCTTTCTCAGTATAGATGATTTGgtatgatttgttttatatatagttggaatcaacagcaacattgcactagtaaagtgTGATGTCTGCCCACACATCAGGTTTCAGAAGCGAGTTCTTCTGCTCATAAAACCCAGTCTTTTAGTAGTTTGACAGAACAAACGTCTGTCAAAGTTTGACAGTTTGACGGGCGTTTCCCCCACCTCCCCCTTAACTGCtggtgtacacacaaacactccctcagtcaagtctgaCGGTAgggcccattttcagatgaaggacgcagcatacaaataatgtaaaatattttctgTTCATAAAGGCTAAAttgaggcagaataataacaacaaaaatcgcCAAAAGGTTTGCCGCAAGAGCTCTATTTAATATTCCAAGTGtgtctttccttctcttttcctttAGTTGTCCTGTGGTGGGCTGTGGAAACACTGATGTGAAAGCAACAGACCTCATTCCTGACCAGAGTCTGAGGAGAAAGATTCAAAGCCAGAAGAGAAACAGCAACCGGACGTAGTGCTCTAAGCAGCTGGGTAATTTATTGTAAGACCCATTCCCCTGTACAGTTCTATAGTTAGAATAGTAATGGATTTTGGCTATATGTAGTTTTTTCCCTACTTTACTGAGTAGTGAACCTATGTTGGACAATTTATGTGAAAAAATTTTGCAGTCAATTCTGTAATTAGGGACATGGGTACATGATGCAGTAATTTGAAAACACCACAAGAGAGCAGCCTCTGCATGAGGACACAGGGGTAGAGAGGGTCAGGTGTTTGATCCTCCAGTCAGTCAATGAACCCCAAAATTGGCCCTGAAGAGTGTGCCAGCTGTTCATAGATTATGTGATGGAGAAGTAATATGCAGTAGAGGTGTTGTATGAATGTGAAATGTTGTGAAAATGGCTTTGGACAAGAAAAGAGCTGTCAATTTTACCATCTGTATAATCTGgattataaataaagtattattAAATTGTGACCACTACTGGTCACTAAGAAATCCAGAGTCACTTCATCACATCACTATATCAAAAACTTTGAAATCCATATCTCTTCAAAATAAGGTGGCTTCTATAAATGGTACCACACAAGGATCCTGAGATAATAGAAAATCCTCAAAGTTTTCAACGAGCCATAAACAAATGATTCTTTAACATCTGTGggaatgcatgtgtgtgattaAAGCTCTACTTTTTCCTGCTATTGCTCTCAGTGAGTGGTCTTTTGTTCCAAAGAGCAACAAACAAAGGCTGTGTTCAAATGGAACTATGTGAAGCTAATCTTTTAATAACCTTGCATCAGGCTTTTTGAACAAGTCTTAATTGCTCTCTCTCCACAGAGTGCGTCATGCAAGGCTGAGAGCATTTTGCCAATGAAGATATTAATTGGCAACAAAATGATCTGGCTAatgttgattcatttatttctctacTCCGTTCCACTTTGAATCACCATGCTGGAAACTCTGTCTTGATTACTGCACAACATGTTCAGTCACAGGTAATTTTACATCAATGGCTCAATTTGTCAAATGTGCATCACTGTATCCTCTATATCACAGTCAAAGCCATTATGTTGTCCCTCTGAGGTGTTGGTGCTATAGTCATCCAAGAAAATGTTTCCTCCTGCTAGAAAAGGATTTAGTCAGACTGGATTCCTGGCACAGGAGTCCAAGTCGGAGTGATATTAGCTGGATGTAGAGGCAGGAGAAGAACAGTGAGGGTCAGACAATAACAGACACTCTGATCTCTGGTTTGAGCCAGGTATCCGCTTTCCTTGTGCTGCTTTGTGGAGCTGAATCCAAAGGGTTTGCCACACCCATCAGAAAAAAAGCAGCGTGGCCTCTTGTGCTCCTTCCAAAGTCGACGCACTACTGACTTGTCAAGGAAACGATGTTCTATATGTGGCTGCCCGCATCACTTCCTTCTCTTAGGTGACAAACACAATTTCCTTTAGCGCTGGTGTGAAGATAAGTTTTACAGAAATGTGCTAAAACTAGCTCTGGTGTTGGTCTTGCTGATGCAGAATTATATGTCTGTTCAATACTGTGATCTTTAGCATTTTGAATAGAATGGTGTGATAGAAAGTTGGGTCTTGTATATTAGCAAGCTTCAGTAAGATAAACTTACATACAACATGTTTGGCATTAAGTGTAAATGGAGGTCACAATAAAAAAGTttgttgaatgaaaacattgttATTCTAATAAAGAGGTTCAAAAATATATGGTCCAGCATTACGATATTGCACAGCACCTCAATAAGTCTCAATAAGGATTATATTGTattaagaaaactgaaagaCAGAATTATAGTGCAGGGATATTCAAACTCTAAATTACATATTAtacaagagagggagaaagagttAACTAAGCATGGCTGAACTTTTCTGTTTTGACTCCTTGTCCAGAAGAAAAGTATACACCTATGTTTTAATGCTCCAGTGCAgacatagatagataaatagatagatttgatttattttgtattgttagtcttaatataatatatttcttACATATAGCGCCTTTAAGCTTAATTGGAGAGTGAATATGTAAATAGGGCAGAAAGGCGCACTGTCGCTTTAAATGGCAGCACCTCCCAGCAGCAGTTACTGAATCCTGGTTGAGTTTCTCTGCAGCGTCCGTTCACTGACTATGGTTTATACTACAGACACTCAGTTCAGCAGAGCAGAGCGGAGAAAACCAcacaggaaggaggaggaggagtgaagctgctcacactcacagacactgacatCTGCCACTGTTTTGCACCGATGTGACAGAAACTGCAGGGACGAGctgagctgcaggtgagtccAAAccccactgactgactgacttcatCGTGGATTCACCTTCATCACGTCAATAGGAATAATATCACTGTTTATGCTTGAGGAAGACAAACCTAAAAGTACACACTACGTGGCGAGTTTCGAGGAAACCGAGCCAACAGGTGTGTCAGGTAGCACCTGTTGGGAATGTAAACTAGTTTGACTTTGAGAACAGGCTGCAGTGAAGAGCTCCGAAGTCGCCGTTTCAGCTTCTATCTTGTGTTTTTCTACAGGTGGACGTTAATCTGGAACACAATACATCTGCAGCTGGACATGGATTATTGGCATGCGTCTTGGCCGCTTTGGATTTAGTGAAGACACTCCACAGTCCTGCGCTTCTTTCTGTATCCTCCCCGTCAAGAACAGGTGGATCCTGTTTCTTTGCTCAGCTCTTACATCCACCTGTAACCTTTATGGGGAACCAGGTGGAGAAGCTGACGCATTTAAATTACGCAGAGGTGCCAACGTCGGACCCAAATGGGCTCGACTCGGACGGCGACGGACCGCGCATTGGCGTCTCTTATATTTTCTCCAACGATGACGACGACCAGGACGAGAATTTGGACAACTACTCATCAGACAGTCACACTGTGAACCATGAGGACAAGCTATTCGACCCACAGGACGAGCTGGAGTGCGCGATTTTCTACCGAGACGAGTGCGTCTATGAGAGGAGCAGCGGAGCCGCGACGCACTCCGCGGAAAGTCTCCTGAACAAGTGTCGACCTGGAGACCTGCTGGAGTTTCTGGCCACCGGACATTATCCACATTGGGCTGTTTACGTCGGCGAGTTCCAGGTGATCCATCTACACCGAGGTGAGATAAAGATCACATTCCTCACTGATGTGAGCCAGGGAAAACAGGGCAGGATAGTGAACGGCCTCTACAGGTACCGTGCGCTCCCACTCGACGTGGTCGTGCGCAACGCTCGGGACTATGTGGGATCGAGAGACCAAGAGCTTTACTGGAGAAACTCTGAGTGCTTTGCCGCCTGGTGCCGTTTTGGCAAAAGAGAGTTCAAAATCGGAGGTGAGATTAGGATTGGAAAACAGCCTTACAGGTTGAAATTACGCTTTTCGGAGAAGCAGAACCACGTGCTAGAGTTTCAGAGCCTGGAGGACGTGATCATGGAAAAGAGGAGGAACGATCAGATTGGCAAAGATGCTGTGACGCAAGAGCTGGCCAATCACCTGAATGCAACACATGACATTAAAGAGGAGCACTTTGTCAACTGATGAGTCAACTGGTGGGAAAATCCACAGTTTCACTCTGACAAATGGAGCTGAAAGATAATGCCTCCATTTTGCCAACTTAAGACTTTTGACCTGAGCCTGTGTGCGCATACACCACACTGTAAGAAGCATCTTTACTGGGGGGGTACATTTGTGAAGCAAATTACCAGTGTCAAAACATACTTTTCACAAACATATTTGTATTTCAAAACGTGAGAAATGTTCATGCACCACATCCTAGGTTAGTTCCTCTTCAAATAAGTGTGATTTTAAACACCCTCCACCTAAAGACCACGTGACTTTGAAGACTGAGTGTCCACAACTGTTTCTAATCTAATGAGCCTTTGCACAGAGGAGCGAAACCACCTCCAATGTACTTTTACCTGACCACAGTGCTGAAAACCCTGCTCCTGTACAACTCAGGTGTTGGAGACCAATACAAAGCAGAAGAAACTAAACTATAGCTTTTTCTTACTGTGTCAGCTTTGATGATTCCCTTCTTATGCTTTGTATCTGAGCATCACACAGCTTTACCCACTCTTGACTATTTTGTGAACATAGTAAATAGTGCACTTTTTCTGATTCACACCCTTtcaacaatttatttttttggagaaaaaaagatgtttgtaTGAAGGAATATTGAAATAAATCTATATTTGAACagtaaagtttttattttcattgaagAATTGTGAATTGCGAGTTTGAAAATATTTGTGCAACACGAATTTCGGGGGGGGATTAGGTATCCGTGGTTATTCTATTTTGTCTGCACCCCGTGTCCTTAATATAGCACTGGTTTGCCCTGCAACACAGGATGTGACACCAGCTATAACTCAACCATCACAATCCCAGTTTTTACCCTTCAGGAGCCACGGCTCAGTCTGCTCAACTAGAGAGAGACCTCTGATTTCCTGGTGAGAGATGAAGAGTGCTGGCTGCCCCTGCAGCTGCTAATGGCTGCCAGAGCAGAGCAGTCATCTTTGTTAAATCTTATGTTAAGTTGTGTGACAACCTTACTGGAAATTTCGGCTGTTTACACCTCTGCTGGCTGACTGCAGGATAAAAATGTTGTTAATTAAACGGCAGGGAACAATGTAagaatgtggtgtgtgtgtgtagaaccACAGACGTTCTCAACCACAGTTCTGTGGTTCTTAATCTTAATAATGTCACCTAGTAAATACATGGGAAACTTGTAcaagtgtgttcacacacagaggcagcaaAGGAAGTTACAGCAAGCTCTGGGGGTTGTTTTGAACTGtttgaactttttctttttgtttcagaaGAGCTAATGGCTCTCACACAATCACTGAGTTACTTTTCCTGTTTGTCTTCCTTCTTCCTTTGGTAATATTTGCATGGAGATGATGTTGTAGTCATTTTGCTGCAGGTAATGTCCCACTGGGCCCAAAGcaggatcatcatcatcagcactgCTACCAAATAGGAACACTGTTGGAAACATTAGCATTTCTTCAATCCTCTGTGGTCTATACCACCGTGATGAAATATGAATTgtgcccatgtgtgtgtgtgtggggtttgcaTATTTATGataatcattcttttttttatttttttgtagcaACAGAAACTGAGCAGCACGGGGTGAAACGTTCAGTGTTGAAGCAGCTGCCGGTAGAGTTGTGTAACTGTGAATAGAATCATTTTTCATTGTGTGTGCCCAAACTTAAAATGATATTAAGGTTATGTTCGATTACCAGTGACAATGTACAAATCTGACGCATTGCAGATCAGCAGTGGCGTGCACACActtttggaagggcaggggacCAAATTAGCAGTGCACTGAATgagttttaaagaaaaaaaaagacacctcTACAGAACCATGGGTTTATTCCCTAAAGGAATACttgcgtaactgttagcaaagatgatGGACGCTGTTTACATTCTAGGAATGAGGTCcggtccccctacgagtgggtctaaaaagtgcagaattagcattgcagttttaagcctcagaccaagtgtcactggtgggcacgtaacaaaaaaccCAATGAAGATATTCAttctgaggttgggaagcacttttttttttttaaatactacccctattctagtaatacaaagctaaatgcaaatcagtgaagtattcctttaaggacACTTACTGAacatcacatttcttcactgGTATACAGGGACGtcctttacagcacagcatcaTATCATTTCCTTTAAGGACTCCCTTTGTAGGGGCAGTAGTGAACTTCACAACAACACCCATTTTAATTGTAAacaatttaattaaacaatCAAGTGTCATCGGTGATCCACACACAGTGCATGTGCACAGGCAAAAAGCTGCATGAATTCTGATATGACCATTGTCATTCATGTTGCAGGGTCACATATTGGATATATATCTGATCaaggacgacatactaaaatgacacaaatctgatttaaaattcAGAATTGGCAATCAGATTTTGTGGCCACACAGCCccgaaaaataaacttgaaaaaTCGAACATGACCTGCCTCGGTATGGTAATTGGTGTCTTCTGTGCTCTCTgcgtaaaaataaaaaatgcatccAACTTTCAATTTAGAAAAGGCAGTGAGCAACATTTGGAAATTTGaagttttcttgtgtttatatttcatgttttacacaaaaacaccaacatgcAGAGTGGATTCTTGAGGTCTAGTGACAAGATgtaaaaaactattaaaaaaaaaccctgaataaTGTACAATCATGTCAACTTGCTGCTACTAACGGCTGATGGTTGCCAAAACAGAGACCCATTTATAGAATATTTACAGGATGCCTTTAATTTGGAATATCGTCACACACTGTATGTTACATCTGCCTCATATTCAAACCTGTATCATCCATCAAGACTTagctattaataataataacaacaaccatTTCACAAAAAGGTCACAGTGAGATCTGCCACTGAAAAAAACCGAGGTGTGACTGGTGAGTGATGTGTTTCAAAGTCTCTTAAACTGAATCTGCAAAAGTGTGAAGAGGAAGCTTTTGGTTTGACATGTTGGCTGATGGATGTCAGGCTTTTTGCCAGTCATTCTGTCGTTTGTCGTTTTCattgctacttttttttttggagaaatgGAGGAAAGCCCACACCCTTCAGCTAAAACTGGCAAGACTACAGAGGTTGGGGACAAGCCAGAACTCAAATCAGACCCACCTTATGTTTAAAAAGAGTCTTTATctccaaaaaatgttttcccacaTGAACTTACGTCCGTATGAACTGAAGAGGCTGTGCCCATGAGGAGATCGTATCTAAGTGAGGCTAAAGGAAGAGGGAGTTTATTTAAGACATGGCCTCAAGCCACTCTAAGATTTTTATCCATGTGAGACAAACAGTGTGTAGTTGTAATTCGGCTCATGTGAAGAATTTTTGGTTATGTGATTGAATGTTAAGAATTTGAAAGTCACCTCAGGGTTATTATTAACTACTTTTCTGCCACTTGAACAGTTTACTTTTCTCTTAAACCAGTAAAGAGCTGGATATTTTAATGGCATGTGGAAGATAAGATAGTGAAAGTGATTACCAGGGTTTCTTGATTAACAGTATTATTTCAGACACTCCTGAATCAATCATCTGCAGTAAATAGTGAAAAACAAGGCCACTTTCTGGTCACGTTGGTTCACTGTGAAATTATGAATTAATTTTCGTCACtaattaaaatctgtttttcacagACAGGGAGACGAGGAGCTGAGAGGCGCTgagaggtttttgtttgtcaggCCATTTCCACAACCTGCTCACCTGAATCATGTTAGtgcatttatgtttgtgtttggagagACAGCTCAATTTCCTGTGAATTAGAGACTATAATGCAACTCCAAACGCACTTGTAACTTTAAAAGGAATGACTCTGCATTCATTACAAGTCATTGATCCATCCACAGTGctgcaatgttttttgttttttttcatccacagCCTACCTTGCATCGGGTTAATAATTGATATGGGGCACCCACCAGTTCAGCTTGAACTGGACTGTTTACTGTTCTTCCAGACTGGCGCTGCACTCTGATTCTTTCTTGTTGCAATGTGGGATGATTGCTTGTTTTTACAGCTGCCCAATGGCAAAGTTCGCTCCCTCCCGCTCACACGGACGCCTGGGGTTGTTCTTCTTTGGGCttcggctgctgctgctgctctccaacCACAACAGTTTGAATTCAGTTGACATGCTTCTGCACATGCAGACAGGCAACCAGTGTTCTCCTCCCTTTGTggtttctttcactttttttgagAAACGTTGGTTCCATGAGTCGAGCACGAGAGTACGAGGCCGTGAAGGttgaaaacactgtttaatGTTAGAGCTGGGAAATTTCCGTAGTGCTCACAAATGATCAgttcaaagaaaatgtgatggtttaaaGGGAATAACAAGAATGCCACATTATATTGCAAGAATTATCATGTGTAAAAGGATGGCATTGTTAGACACTGTAAGAATATCCTCAATTTGACCGCTATGTCTTGAGGTGGAGAACAAAGGCCTAAGGTGACGGGAGTAGAAGAAGAGTGTCTCAGAATGAAATCAGGCCCTATTCTTGTTTGAGATGTCATGTCTGCTTAGCCGAGGCTGTCTGGTTTATATAAGAGGAGCCAGACAACAGGGAAGGGCcccaggaaagaaagaaagaaagaaagaaagaaagaaagaaagaaagtgttcTAAATCTTACATACTTGAAGTGAGATGTGACTGAAAATTGTTTGTCacacagttatttacagttCGCTGATTCGATTACTATCAAAGTTCATCTTGTCCTGAGTCATTGCAACTTTTCCTGACctatttttctacttttactgGTCGACAGTGACAGTGCTTCTGACTTGACTGCACAATGGAAATAGCAAAATTATAATCTTATTTagcatgcatgtttttttttttttaaatgaaaatgcttacacaagcacagaactttttctttatttctttcttatttcttaAACTACTTAACGCAGAGTTTCAATGAAAAACTGCTATTTAACTCAATACATaatcatttataatataaaatcTGTTAATAAATAATCAGGTTAGTGACAGTCAAATTTGCTAATAAGGAGCCACacagtgttgtaaatgtgtgtctcCTCTGAGAGGCTCTTTTCTGACAATTAATGTGAGTTTGGCCCCAACCTTCCTCTCAGTTCTCAGTGACTCAAATTAACACATATCAACATTTGTGCTCTTCTTTAATTGTAATTCTATGTTGCTGCTCTTGTGCTCTTGTGCTTGTCAGTGTAATTGTCAGGGACAGAGCTCTGTGTCCTTACGTCTTTTAATGAATCCTGTCTTACtctattatttctttaattgtgttatttctcttttttgctTTCTCCCTGCTCATTTTGAACACACAACGTTGACTCACATATAAGCTTTTGATGATACTTATGCCTTATTAGACCTTGTTAATTGCATATTTTAGAAGACTGGGGGATGCTTATAGAAGCCACATTACACAGAGTCATAATCATTACCATCATGAAGTCAACAGCATGTCCCTGCTTTAACTCTCTTATTCTACCAAAGGCCTCAAAGAAATGCACATGTTGGTATGAAGAGTGATTCCactgcagtgttgtaatgtaacaaagtaaatACTTAGTCACGTATATATACTTTACTTtgctatttatatttctagaagcttttacttttactccactacatttcctctatctgtgttactcattactactcctaaataaaatcagaagataacaataataataataatctgtatttatctagagtttttctagtcttgatgatctgctttacactacagttttgccattcacgcACTTCAACATGTGGTttagtgtcttgctcaaggacacatatagactagcagagccaggaatttaacccacaaccttccagttgaaatacaattcaccctaccactgagctaccatggctcaaccCTAAAgcctcacttttttaaagtacattttatatcagacaattacttttaatacttaagtacaataaatgaCTTCAAATAAAAATTGACTTCGACTTCTACCaaggtcattttctggtaagatacgtgtactttttactcaagtatgcctttaaagtactttatacaagactgtccCATGCACTGTCATGTCCTGCGCATTGACTGTGAAGTTACGGTTTATGTAGACAGAGCTATTAGTTGATGAGGTCTTTGTTGGACTATaatatttgagtgtgtgtgtgtttagtagaCTGTACACACAGCAATGactgatagtgaatttgacctccgtatttaacccatcctttaacacacacaaaccaggtgcaggagcagtggatagcacttatctgcacccagGTAGCAATGGgagattgggtgccttgctcaggggcagcCCAACCCTTGGCCCTTCTAAGGATTTGAACGGGCGACCTTCTGGGTTACGAGCCCAATTACTTTCCTTGTGGCCATGGACTGAatagacacatttgttttaaaaggagCTCATTCataaaaccaacacatttttttagatttcatcCTAATCTGTCCTCATGTACCCCTCTATGTGATGGCTCTTGATTtaaatatatcttttttttaaccaaacaaaGCAGAGACTGTTGATTTGGACCAGAAACACTGATAGAGTATTTTGCAGGAGAACGACTTGGTTGCGGGACGTCTATGTTCACACTGTGACCGCTGATGCTGAAAGACTACAAGTTCTGTGCACTTGAAAAGGTTCCTCTAAACAACattgtctgtgagtgtgtatacCTGCTCTTGTTTCCcatttaggaccttttctggtataaacactgactttttcatGACCTGTGGAGTCAGAATCCTCATTTCTGTGcaaacctgcatgtgtgtgtttacatgtgttattTAGACAACTCAACCTTTGCTCAGCACACATACATAcgctgtgcttgtgtgtgtgtgtttaaacttGGTGGGGAGGGAGGATGCTTCCACATTCAGTCCCACCAATGAGAAGGGCCGCAAATTTCTATGGTGATAAGCATCCCACCGTCATCTGTGAGTGGCTGCTGTGAAAGCAGGTGTGCTCAGTAGCCAACGGAATGTCCTGCCGGCTTAAATCAAAGAGACAGAAGAGCGCGAGTGAGCGGTGATCATTTGTACGCAGGTGTGGTCATGCATACCTGtgagttcagtgtgtgtgatgtggatTCACTGGGTGGCAGAGTAGCAGAGGTCTGGCCCTGTAGGCGTGATGTTGGCCGCTGATAATGAGGCACTGCTGGGGCTAATAGAGGCAGAGCCAATTTAGACTCACTCAGCAACTGACTGATATCACCTCATCGACCAGATTGATGAGAACTCAAAGACAGGCTGTTGTGCATCAGCATTTGAAGGTTTAGAATTGCACAGTCGAGACAGGctttggaaaaagaaagaaagaatggggggaaaaaagagagagaaataaaatgtggCAACAAGACTGGAATTTTAAAACGAAACACAGATACTTTTGTGTTGTGAGCGCTGAGTCCACGTTCTCTCAAACAAACCGCGGGGTTTGAGAAATTCCTACATCCCACACACATTTAACTTGAATTAAGCATGTGatgttcatgttgttttaatcagaACAGTGCGGAGACGAAGAGATTTGTCACCAGCAACACATGGTAGCAGGGTAATTGCAGTATCCCAGAGATGTATCAGTTTCCCATGTGTACTGCAGTTTATTGCCTTGTGATTATGAGACTAATTACAGAGATGCATTACA from the Solea senegalensis isolate Sse05_10M linkage group LG9, IFAPA_SoseM_1, whole genome shotgun sequence genome contains:
- the LOC122774797 gene encoding protein LRATD2-like; amino-acid sequence: MGNQVEKLTHLNYAEVPTSDPNGLDSDGDGPRIGVSYIFSNDDDDQDENLDNYSSDSHTVNHEDKLFDPQDELECAIFYRDECVYERSSGAATHSAESLLNKCRPGDLLEFLATGHYPHWAVYVGEFQVIHLHRGEIKITFLTDVSQGKQGRIVNGLYRYRALPLDVVVRNARDYVGSRDQELYWRNSECFAAWCRFGKREFKIGGEIRIGKQPYRLKLRFSEKQNHVLEFQSLEDVIMEKRRNDQIGKDAVTQELANHLNATHDIKEEHFVN